One genomic region from Sulfolobales archaeon encodes:
- a CDS encoding MBL fold metallo-hydrolase: protein MEIVGATITCRGAVLLGKSLSIDGHEAHRIRVVTHAHSDHMLDIGESIKSSPKIIAHPATLEIMSILGIDIPSNKMYKAEYGDEIRLEDGTLEILRSKHIIGSIQAYFVSETGFSAVYTGDFKDPISGTEIRESDIVVTEATYGSPEYVRPYKDIIDELLADFVSELLSRGPIIIKAYYGKQQEVMEILRRYGIAAPYIAGNKVYRISKVAEKYGVKIGDLFLEGTKEAEEIVKQGWYIYFTHTSSKKPNNIFSNNGYRHTVVYLSGWERELYRMIDRNTYIFSYSGHSDFEDLITYIDRARPRYVIVDAYRSGDNARKFAKYLEEKLNINSSYKPEISICY from the coding sequence TTGGAGATAGTTGGTGCAACTATAACCTGCAGGGGGGCTGTGCTTCTGGGTAAGAGCTTATCTATAGATGGGCATGAGGCGCATAGGATAAGGGTTGTGACACATGCTCATTCAGATCATATGCTCGATATTGGGGAGTCGATAAAGAGCAGTCCCAAGATCATCGCACACCCAGCAACCTTAGAGATAATGAGTATCCTAGGTATAGATATACCAAGTAACAAGATGTATAAGGCTGAATATGGAGATGAGATCCGCTTGGAAGATGGTACACTTGAAATCCTTAGGAGTAAGCATATAATAGGCTCGATCCAGGCGTATTTTGTTTCCGAGACAGGCTTCTCCGCTGTATATACCGGTGACTTTAAGGATCCTATATCGGGAACCGAGATTCGTGAGAGCGATATAGTGGTTACAGAAGCAACATATGGCTCTCCAGAGTATGTTAGGCCTTATAAGGATATCATTGATGAGCTATTAGCGGACTTTGTGAGTGAGCTGCTATCTAGAGGTCCGATCATTATAAAAGCTTACTATGGTAAGCAGCAAGAGGTTATGGAGATACTAAGGAGATACGGGATCGCTGCTCCATATATAGCTGGGAATAAGGTGTATAGGATATCGAAGGTGGCTGAGAAATATGGTGTTAAAATCGGTGATCTATTTTTAGAGGGCACTAAAGAAGCCGAGGAGATCGTTAAGCAGGGCTGGTATATATATTTCACACATACGTCCTCTAAGAAGCCCAACAATATATTTAGTAATAATGGGTATAGACATACTGTGGTATATCTAAGCGGGTGGGAGAGGGAGCTATATAGGATGATAGATAGGAATACATATATCTTCTCATATAGTGGACACTCAGATTTCGAGGATCTAATAACATATATAGATAGAGCTAGACCTAGATATGTGATTGTAGATGCATATAGAAGTGGTGATAATGCTAGGAAATTCGCAAAGTATCTAGAAGAGAAGCTTAATATTAATTCCTCATATAAACCTGAAATCTCGATCTGCTATTAA
- a CDS encoding carbon-nitrogen hydrolase family protein, whose product MRGVGEDKMIIAVPHMRIRYKMKRKNLERVYEILTAAKERRSRLVILPTLFHLGPVLDSIGDVDPRKHFKKTYAEKIPGSTTEILKHYSERTGIPILTGPIIERAGPRLYSTSIFITPNRGVVAKYRKIALGPLDLGLISSGSELGVIDVGITIGIMCEEDLLAPEIAHALAIAGSEIIITFMRLNEEFKNYRSLLIARSIENSVPVIGVGGIVSSNSHDYFEVPTIIVDPKEGVKEEMKGFEETMFFLEVERRGTPKRDIRRDIATVKKVYLWLRRKKLLGMEV is encoded by the coding sequence ATGAGAGGAGTTGGAGAGGATAAGATGATAATAGCTGTCCCCCATATGAGGATAAGATATAAGATGAAGAGGAAAAATCTAGAACGAGTCTATGAGATCCTTACTGCGGCGAAAGAGAGAAGATCACGACTAGTAATACTCCCAACACTATTCCACCTGGGACCTGTGCTTGATAGCATTGGGGATGTAGATCCTAGGAAGCATTTTAAGAAAACATATGCGGAGAAGATCCCTGGAAGCACTACAGAGATTCTAAAACACTACTCAGAGAGAACAGGTATCCCTATATTAACAGGGCCTATAATAGAGAGGGCAGGTCCTAGACTATATAGCACATCGATCTTTATAACACCTAATAGAGGTGTTGTTGCAAAATATAGGAAAATAGCTCTTGGCCCGCTAGATCTTGGGTTGATATCGTCTGGAAGCGAGCTAGGGGTCATAGATGTGGGGATCACTATAGGTATTATGTGTGAAGAAGATCTCCTAGCACCTGAGATAGCACACGCACTAGCTATAGCGGGATCAGAGATAATAATAACTTTCATGAGGCTCAATGAGGAATTTAAGAACTATAGAAGCCTATTAATAGCAAGATCGATTGAAAACTCAGTCCCAGTAATCGGGGTTGGGGGTATCGTATCCTCTAATAGCCATGACTACTTTGAGGTTCCAACAATCATAGTAGATCCTAAGGAGGGTGTAAAGGAGGAGATGAAGGGATTTGAAGAGACAATGTTCTTCCTAGAGGTTGAGAGGCGTGGAACTCCCAAGAGAGATATTAGGAGGGATATAGCTACAGTTAAAAAAGTATATCTCTGGCTAAGGAGGAAAAAACTTTTGGGAATGGAGGTATAA
- a CDS encoding MBL fold metallo-hydrolase, translating into MNQKIHILGAGKEVGRAAIAIEKAGRYILLDYGVTFDERDIPMLPLTIPPSSVDGVVITHAHLDHVGAAPLLYISAKPRSYMTPITRDISRLMLYDFLKLSSYYLPFEANEVEKFMESAISVKYKDEIDVGGFKAVFRDAGHIPGSTSVLLDTGSKRILYTGDVNTIETRLVGPADLAGLDAEVLIIEATYGDTDHAERSVVEARFIESIKEVVEDGGTVLVPAFSLSRSQEILSLLAEKLDSVMVSYDGMIRPITDIMLRYINYIRKPELLKKANDIFVQVDGWSMRRKIWREPGVIVASAGMLKGGPALYYLKRLAGDKKSAIFLVSYQGKNTPGRMILEKGVFMENGPRVVARVEWFDFSAHAGRSGLLSIVKGIKSLEKVIVIHTDPDVGSSFANRVKEELGVEVILPGIGDVIEI; encoded by the coding sequence ATGAATCAGAAGATACATATTCTAGGTGCAGGAAAAGAAGTTGGTAGAGCTGCTATAGCCATAGAAAAGGCGGGTAGATATATACTTCTAGACTATGGGGTAACTTTTGATGAAAGAGATATACCTATGCTACCACTCACAATACCCCCATCTAGTGTTGATGGAGTGGTGATAACACATGCCCACCTAGATCATGTTGGAGCAGCTCCCCTACTATATATCTCAGCCAAGCCTAGATCCTATATGACGCCAATTACAAGGGATATATCAAGGCTTATGCTATATGACTTCCTGAAACTATCATCATATTACCTACCTTTCGAAGCCAATGAGGTTGAAAAGTTTATGGAGAGCGCTATATCGGTAAAATATAAAGATGAGATCGATGTAGGGGGTTTCAAAGCAGTCTTTAGAGATGCAGGCCATATACCGGGGTCAACGTCTGTTCTCCTAGACACAGGAAGCAAGAGGATCCTCTATACAGGTGATGTGAACACCATAGAAACAAGGCTAGTAGGCCCTGCAGATCTTGCTGGTCTTGATGCTGAGGTTTTGATAATAGAGGCAACATATGGGGATACAGATCATGCTGAGAGGAGTGTTGTAGAAGCTAGATTTATCGAATCCATTAAGGAGGTGGTTGAAGATGGAGGCACGGTTTTGGTCCCAGCATTTAGCCTCAGCAGATCCCAGGAGATTTTATCATTGCTAGCCGAGAAGCTTGATAGCGTTATGGTTAGCTATGATGGGATGATAAGGCCTATTACCGATATTATGTTGAGATATATAAACTATATAAGGAAGCCAGAATTGCTCAAAAAAGCCAACGATATATTTGTCCAGGTTGATGGGTGGAGTATGCGTAGAAAGATATGGAGAGAACCAGGAGTTATAGTAGCTAGTGCTGGCATGCTTAAGGGGGGCCCTGCCCTTTACTATCTAAAGAGGCTTGCAGGGGATAAGAAGTCAGCTATATTCTTAGTAAGCTATCAGGGTAAGAACACCCCTGGCAGAATGATCCTTGAAAAGGGGGTTTTCATGGAAAACGGCCCTAGGGTGGTAGCTAGGGTTGAGTGGTTCGACTTCTCAGCACATGCAGGGAGATCTGGCCTCCTATCTATTGTAAAGGGTATAAAAAGTCTTGAAAAGGTCATAGTGATCCACACGGATCCAGATGTTGGCTCTTCATTCGCTAATAGGGTAAAAGAGGAGCTCGGGGTGGAGGTTATCCTCCCAGGAATAGGAGATGTGATTGAAATATAG
- a CDS encoding ribbon-helix-helix domain-containing protein, giving the protein MRIITVKIPESYLEGLEELVNTGRYTSRSEAIRAAIRELLRRELWDMHGERKSENSENDDYGYRDKKGKIIKLSL; this is encoded by the coding sequence GTGCGGATCATAACAGTTAAAATACCGGAAAGCTATCTAGAAGGTCTAGAAGAGCTTGTTAATACAGGTAGATATACCTCTAGAAGTGAGGCTATAAGGGCTGCAATTAGAGAGCTACTTAGAAGAGAGCTATGGGATATGCATGGTGAGAGAAAATCCGAGAATAGCGAAAATGATGATTATGGTTACAGAGATAAGAAGGGGAAGATAATAAAGTTATCACTTTAA
- a CDS encoding nascent polypeptide-associated complex protein codes for MFPLPRDLERQLRKMGLKVEELRGVKLVLIETDDREIMIEDPQVLIMTLKDQKIFQVIGTKVKEIREAEARKEETGISISEDDIRFVAEQAGITYEKAKEILERAGGDIAKALMIAQEESSTGKT; via the coding sequence ATGTTCCCATTACCAAGGGATCTGGAGAGACAGCTTAGAAAAATGGGTTTGAAGGTTGAGGAGTTACGCGGTGTGAAGCTTGTATTGATAGAAACCGATGATAGAGAGATAATGATAGAGGATCCCCAGGTTCTAATCATGACTCTAAAGGATCAAAAGATATTCCAAGTAATTGGAACCAAGGTAAAGGAAATAAGAGAGGCGGAGGCGAGGAAGGAAGAAACCGGGATCAGTATATCTGAAGACGATATAAGATTTGTTGCCGAACAGGCAGGTATTACATATGAGAAAGCAAAGGAGATTTTGGAAAGGGCTGGTGGAGATATTGCAAAAGCACTGATGATCGCTCAGGAAGAGAGCTCTACAGGGAAGACATAG
- the rgy gene encoding reverse gyrase, producing the protein MKQIGRELLRGGSLPDVPEAIYRWACPNCGLSSPTNRLAAGIPCERCIDASYIRRLPITSSIEELHRWVYSVLKEKGRLEKRSVISYESLIKVEDSVDKFSELFRKCIGRDPWSLQKMWAKRVITGSSFALIAPTGVGKTTFGIIMAIFLALERNWRSVIIVPTIPLADQLYKRANEYLDKASLGKAVRVEVYHSRIPQQERKEVIERLSRGEFDILITTSAFFRNEDNTSLIKGKINFFFVDDVDSILRGGKILDHVLYTMGIERDVVEKALTIVDLKAKAAFKEDSGEILAKISDLKKDIEKSRRKDLVLVISSATGRARGRRIKILREIFGFEIGARYDVIRNVADLYYVAGDKEDLVDIASKLVKKLGSGGIIYVPKDLGIEYAEKISEILSKRTGLRVAPLTSRNVKTIDGFANREIDVVVGVSTYYGVAVRGIDLPDVIRYAIFLEAPRHRIALDIKEIEIQDIPRILELAIDIIEDSNKKEELTTTLNKVLKILRRSSPTYLKEAFEKARRGETSSWAERVLKEAIDAVNSVISEPGFLSKLERNPYTKVERVGDRIYVYIPDWATYIQASGRTSRLYVGGISKGLSIILEKDPRMLRGLERRLKIISDEISLKRLDEVNIDEILREIDLDRDNIRKARQGILHISLGDRVKELTRTVLIIVESPNKARTIASFFGRPSVKELGEIRVYEASLGNLTLLITASGGHLYDLAVDDLDNYLYSKQRSLYGVIVESGKYIPIYTTIKKCRRCGNQFTNDSLEGELRCPICGSNDIRDSRSTIEALRKAALEVDEIYIATDPDTEGEKIAFDLYIALKPYNNRIKRIEFHEVTRRAFINAINNPRDIDLNRVRAQLVRRIEDRWIGFILSQKVTDHLKEEEELDLKYRLSAGRVQTPVLGWVVTSTREHKKGKYFIARLQIGEREPQYLLEIPLSMFTRKPNIGDKVTIHIDVVESHVEELSPPPPYTTDTMLVDISQYLRIPAPRVMDIAQDLFELGLITYHRTDSTRVSDYGIEIAKSYMTELGKLDLLRPRRWGEGGAHEAIRPTRPLDLDMLGRMLAEGLLDIRLSRDHMKVYDLIFRRFIASQSIPAKVKVCIIGFEVRDSSGTIAQVTSKEICDIVEKGFMEFYSHQYRLFPKTLIGRDVEVVVSSENFRGERLYTPGDLIRMMKHEGIGRPSTYAKIVDIILRRYIVKSFFKKTGYLVSNKYGRRVYDYLSKEYNALVNIDRTRKLEEKMDQIERGLTDYIEVLNELYNELKSYRLVEGG; encoded by the coding sequence GTGAAGCAGATTGGGAGAGAACTACTAAGAGGCGGATCACTACCCGATGTCCCCGAAGCTATATATAGGTGGGCTTGCCCTAACTGTGGATTATCATCACCCACCAATCGTCTAGCAGCAGGGATTCCATGTGAAAGATGTATTGATGCCTCATACATTAGAAGACTTCCTATAACAAGTTCTATTGAGGAGCTCCATAGATGGGTTTATAGTGTTTTAAAGGAGAAGGGTAGGCTCGAGAAAAGATCTGTGATAAGCTATGAATCACTCATTAAGGTTGAGGATAGCGTTGATAAGTTTTCAGAGCTATTTAGAAAATGCATCGGCAGGGATCCCTGGAGTCTTCAGAAGATGTGGGCTAAGAGAGTTATAACTGGTTCTAGCTTCGCCTTAATAGCCCCCACAGGTGTTGGAAAAACAACCTTTGGGATCATAATGGCGATCTTCTTAGCTCTAGAGAGAAACTGGAGATCAGTAATTATTGTTCCTACAATACCACTAGCAGATCAGCTATATAAGAGAGCCAATGAGTATCTGGATAAGGCTTCTCTAGGAAAGGCTGTTAGGGTTGAGGTTTACCATAGCAGGATCCCGCAGCAAGAGCGTAAGGAGGTTATTGAGAGACTCTCTAGAGGAGAATTCGATATATTGATCACAACATCGGCATTCTTTAGAAATGAGGATAACACATCCCTGATAAAGGGGAAGATAAACTTCTTCTTCGTAGATGATGTAGACTCCATACTTAGAGGCGGGAAGATATTGGATCATGTTCTATATACCATGGGTATAGAGAGGGATGTAGTTGAGAAGGCCCTAACTATAGTGGATCTCAAGGCTAAGGCTGCTTTTAAAGAGGATAGTGGGGAGATTCTAGCAAAGATCTCAGATCTTAAAAAGGATATAGAGAAATCCAGGAGAAAAGATCTAGTACTGGTTATAAGCAGCGCTACAGGTAGAGCACGGGGAAGGAGGATAAAGATCCTTAGAGAGATATTTGGCTTTGAGATAGGGGCTAGATATGATGTAATTAGAAACGTAGCAGATCTATACTATGTGGCCGGAGATAAGGAAGATCTCGTAGATATAGCGTCTAAACTAGTTAAAAAGCTAGGATCTGGTGGGATTATATATGTACCTAAGGATCTAGGTATAGAATATGCTGAGAAAATATCAGAGATACTCTCGAAAAGAACGGGTTTACGCGTTGCACCTCTAACGAGTAGGAATGTGAAGACAATAGATGGATTTGCAAATAGAGAGATCGATGTTGTGGTTGGTGTATCAACATATTACGGTGTTGCAGTAAGAGGAATCGATCTTCCTGACGTGATTAGATATGCTATATTCCTCGAAGCACCTAGACATAGAATAGCTCTTGATATAAAAGAGATAGAGATCCAGGATATACCGAGGATCCTAGAGTTAGCAATCGACATTATAGAGGATAGTAATAAGAAGGAAGAGCTCACAACAACGCTTAACAAAGTGTTAAAGATTCTGAGGAGAAGCTCTCCAACATATCTCAAGGAAGCATTTGAGAAGGCTAGAAGGGGAGAAACTTCAAGCTGGGCAGAGAGGGTTCTTAAAGAGGCTATAGATGCTGTGAACTCTGTGATCTCAGAGCCAGGATTTCTTTCTAAGCTAGAGAGAAATCCATATACAAAGGTTGAGAGGGTAGGAGATAGAATATATGTATATATCCCTGACTGGGCTACATATATACAGGCAAGTGGTAGAACCTCTAGACTATATGTAGGAGGTATTTCAAAGGGTTTATCGATAATTTTGGAGAAAGATCCTAGAATGCTTAGGGGGCTCGAGAGAAGGCTTAAAATTATCTCTGATGAAATCAGTCTTAAAAGGCTTGATGAGGTGAATATAGATGAGATCCTTAGGGAGATCGATCTTGACAGGGATAATATTAGAAAGGCTAGGCAGGGAATTCTACATATATCTCTAGGAGATCGCGTTAAGGAGCTGACAAGAACAGTACTTATCATAGTTGAATCACCTAATAAGGCTAGAACAATAGCTAGCTTCTTTGGCAGGCCAAGCGTTAAGGAGCTAGGAGAGATCAGGGTTTATGAGGCTTCATTAGGTAATCTAACCCTCCTCATCACTGCTAGCGGTGGGCATTTATATGATTTAGCGGTTGATGATCTAGATAACTATCTATATTCAAAACAGAGATCTCTGTATGGGGTTATAGTAGAGAGTGGTAAATATATCCCAATATATACTACGATTAAAAAGTGTAGAAGATGTGGTAATCAATTCACCAATGACTCTTTAGAGGGGGAGCTTAGATGCCCAATATGTGGTTCTAATGATATTAGGGATAGTAGAAGCACTATAGAGGCTCTTAGAAAGGCTGCTCTAGAGGTTGATGAGATCTATATAGCTACTGATCCCGATACTGAGGGTGAGAAGATAGCTTTTGATCTCTATATAGCTTTGAAGCCCTATAACAATAGAATAAAGAGGATAGAGTTCCATGAAGTAACTAGGAGAGCTTTTATCAATGCAATTAATAATCCAAGAGATATAGATCTGAATAGGGTTAGGGCTCAGCTGGTTAGGAGGATAGAGGATCGATGGATAGGATTTATATTATCACAGAAAGTAACAGATCATCTAAAGGAGGAGGAAGAGCTAGATCTCAAATATAGGCTCAGCGCTGGAAGAGTTCAGACACCTGTTCTCGGCTGGGTTGTAACATCTACTAGGGAGCATAAGAAGGGGAAGTACTTTATAGCGAGGCTACAGATAGGTGAGAGAGAGCCACAGTATCTATTGGAAATACCTCTCAGCATGTTTACCAGAAAACCAAATATAGGTGATAAGGTTACAATCCACATAGATGTTGTTGAGAGCCATGTTGAGGAGCTAAGTCCACCGCCTCCCTATACAACTGATACCATGCTTGTAGATATATCGCAGTATCTAAGAATCCCTGCTCCAAGGGTTATGGATATCGCTCAAGATCTATTCGAATTGGGTCTCATAACATATCATAGAACGGATTCCACAAGAGTATCTGATTATGGGATTGAAATAGCTAAATCATATATGACTGAGCTAGGGAAGCTAGATCTTTTAAGGCCTAGAAGATGGGGAGAAGGGGGTGCGCACGAGGCTATAAGACCTACAAGGCCTCTGGATCTTGATATGCTAGGTAGGATGTTGGCTGAGGGGTTGTTAGATATTAGACTTTCAAGGGATCATATGAAGGTATATGATCTAATCTTCAGAAGGTTCATCGCGAGCCAATCTATCCCAGCTAAGGTTAAAGTCTGTATTATAGGTTTCGAGGTAAGGGATAGCTCGGGCACGATAGCTCAGGTGACCTCTAAAGAGATATGCGATATAGTTGAGAAAGGGTTTATGGAGTTCTATAGCCATCAATACAGGCTATTCCCCAAAACCCTTATAGGCCGAGATGTTGAGGTTGTGGTTAGCTCTGAGAACTTTAGAGGTGAGAGGCTATATACACCTGGAGATCTTATTAGGATGATGAAGCATGAGGGAATTGGAAGGCCTAGCACATATGCTAAGATAGTTGACATAATCCTTAGAAGATATATCGTGAAGAGCTTCTTCAAGAAGACAGGGTATCTGGTCTCGAATAAATATGGTAGGAGGGTCTATGACTATCTATCTAAGGAATACAATGCTCTAGTAAATATAGATAGGACTAGGAAGCTGGAGGAGAAGATGGATCAGATCGAGAGGGGTTTAACAGACTATATAGAGGTGCTTAACGAACTATATAATGAGCTCAAAAGCTATAGACTAGTTGAGGGTGGGTAG